A genomic region of Helicoverpa armigera isolate CAAS_96S chromosome 31, ASM3070526v1, whole genome shotgun sequence contains the following coding sequences:
- the LOC110381329 gene encoding uncharacterized protein LOC110381329, which produces MDTQAVEVSANPDADQEYTEGVREVQLHLPEDEGEGLGFRLTRTLWDPYPWVREVTPNGRADQAGLKPGDCILQADGKDLLGLPVGQVAGLIRGDGAGGTVMLLVWNCGVDPKDDPELLWSCGGGSRGERARRALAGVVRALACSLCAATATKPLTCARSHVYCESCWARLERCALCREALPSKNSPYARNLVAEQVFEAIATEYEIKNPHLKRPTHTASAYTSPTRSPCVSPSPNRRGQYQHSMMNRYKKTVHFPEKYGQYASDPNIHRSTNTRLVENSQAGNSRTAVNVTCQCQSDVNVPKINVENVDDGNKSNNGSDCSSSCQSLTLPHKLVARLRQACSLADLQNAGQCSLSRSMNNLDDECKTCHHSSLDNLKNNCNNSCDVPVFLLPSPPVYVLTTCDHNKKE; this is translated from the exons ATGGACACGCAGGCAGTGGAAGTGTCTGCAAATCCTGATGCTGATCAGGAATATACGGAAGGAGTGAGAGAAGTACAG CTACATCTACCTGAAGATGAAGGCGAGGGACTTGGTTTCAGGTTGACCAGAACACTATGGGATCCTTATCCTTGG GTCCGAGAAGTAACTCCTAATGGCCGAGCAGACCAGGCCGGGCTGAAGCCAGGAGACTGCATCCTACAGGCCGATGGAAAGGACCTCCTAGGTCTACCG GTTGGTCAAGTAGCTGGTCTCATAAGGGGTGATGGTGCAGGTGGAACTGTCATGTTACTGGTGTGGAATTGCGGAGTAGACCCTAAGGATGATCCTGAG TTGCTATGGAGCTGTGGCGGCGGGTCCCGCGGTGAGCGTGCTCGTCGCGCGCTGGCGGGCGTGGTGCGCGCGCTGGCGTGCTCGTTGTGCGCGGCCACCGCTACCAAGCCGCTGACGTGTGCCAGGTCGCAtgtttattgtgaat cATGTTGGGCAAGGCTAGAAAGATGTGCACTATGCAGAGAAGCTTTACCTTCGAAAAACTCGCCGTACGCCAGAAATCTGGTGGCTGAAcag GTCTTCGAAGCAATAGCAACAGAATACGAGATCAAAAATCCCCACTTAAAACGCCCAACACACACCGCCTCAGCTTACACATCACCAACCAGATCCCCATGCGTATCCCCATCACCAAACCGCCGCGGCCAATATCAACACTCAATGATGAACAGATACAAGAAAACCGTGCATTTCCCCGAAAAATATGGCCAGTACGCCTCCGACCCTAATATACACCGCTCAACTAATACTAGATTGGTAGAAAATTCCCAAGCTGGCAACTCTAGGACAGCTGTCAATGTCACCTGTCAATGTCAAAGTGACGTTAACGTTCCGAAGATTAATGTGGAAAATGTAGATGATGGGAATAAGAGTAATAATGGGAGTGATTGTTCTAGTAGTTGTCAGAGTTTGACGTTGCCTCATAAACTTGTAGCGAGGTTAAGACAAGCGTGTTCGTTGGCTGATTTGCAAAATGCTGGACAGTGCTCGCTGTCTAGATCTATGAATAACTTGGATGATGAATG CAAAACCTGCCACCACAGTTCGTTGGATAACTTGAAGAACAATTGTAATAATTCATGtg ATGTCCCGGTGTTTCTACTGCCTTCACCACCCGTCTATGTTCTTACAACATGTGATCATaataagaaagaataa
- the LOC126054377 gene encoding uncharacterized protein LOC126054377 has translation MKFLQVVLLALAALVASVAGAIPNIQNPVVNMRDADPNFITVPPNCPPGQVMGPDGVCREPCYDMKFLQVVLLALAALVASVAAGISAIPNVQNPVVVGRISVPYNCPPGEEMSVDKVCREPW, from the exons ATGAAGTTCTTACAAGTTGTACTACTCGCTCTAGCGGCGCTCGTGGCTTCTGTGGCTGGTGCAAtcc CGAATATACAGAATCCTGTCGTGAACATGCGCGATGCTGACCCGAATTTTATAACGGTTCCTCCAAACTGCCCTCCTGGTCAGGTGATGGGTCCAGATGGAGTTTGCCGTGAACCCTG TTACGACATGAAGTTCTTACAAGTTGTACTACTCGCTCTAGCGGCGCTCGTGGCTTCTGTGGCTGCAGGGATAAGTGCAATCC CGAATGTACAGAACCCTGTGGTGGTCGGGCGCATCAGCGTTCCCTACAACTGTCCTCCTGGTGAGGAGATGAGTGTGGATAAAGTTTGCCGTGAACCCTGGTAG
- the LOC135119188 gene encoding leucine-rich repeat-containing protein 15-like: MLLLLLAGLVSTALAFSCPTNCSCATGDELEYSCAVADAFVIIEGKLILHSIIFQGTNFTCDDLPTINFGNSMPLPSLGVKTCPPSILPCLNRALNTPSIGYVTLIDTTEPLELQDVQELGDVKNLVITNGADRKIPITVINYLKTLENFRMTNTLLTLHSNDFTNSTPLVFLELSMAGIKELPDDAFNGLGSLKTLSVWGNSFSEVKVNALRGLSSLQILSLDSNHIAKMAAGSLNHAPLLKTISLVRNQLVELPPGLFQNLTKLENITIQSNAVTLRLHNHSFSNIPSLKNLILEDCGIESIPLSFFKDVPSLQRLDLSYNRIKKLDSGVFQALKNLEFLNLNRNHLEVLPDFLFLGLKKLNHLSIENNYITHISEFTFQGAINLQTISLKSNQLTSHSFPHSVNEHYSINLSVMSPFENLLELKKLENLDLSYNNFTMLQRLDFQFLSNKVTVDLRHNNITSIILDNATSPDDYIYSSFDLLKTPTSSILLDNNPLMCDCRMYNLALRLKGYKHIIAEPKFVLGNAKCESPQRLNGDLFVNVSPFDLNCDLPVEACLQNCSVCEMRPGKEDLFFKCTSEPSSFPNPLAFGAKFISLSLDDDDDMMNQDPVIGT; encoded by the exons atGCTGCTACTACTGCTAGCGGGGCTCGTATCCACGGCCCTCGCGTTCAGCTGCCCCACAAACTGCAGCTGCGCCACTGGTGACGAGTTGGAGTACTCCTGCGCTGTTGCCGATGCATTTGTGATCATCGAGGGGAA ACTAATCCTACACTCCATTATCTTCCAGGGTACAAATTTCACCTGCGATGACCTCCCCACCATCAACTTCGGCAACTCCATGCCTCTGCCCTCTCTTGGCGTGAAGACCTGTCCCCCTTCAATACTGCCGTGCCTCAACCGAGCACTGAACACCCCCTCTATAGGCTACGTGACGCTCATTGATACCACTGAGCCGTTGGAGCTTCAAGATGTTCAAGAGTTGGGGGATGTGAAGAATCTGGTTATTACGAATG GAGCCGACAGAAAAATACCAATTACAGTCATCAACTACTTGAAAACCTTAGAAAATTTCCGCATGACGAACACGCTACTTACTCTTCATAGTAATGATTTCACCAATTCTACTCCGCTGGTGTTTCTTGAGTTGTCAATGGCTGGTATTAAGGAGCTGCCTGATGATGCCTTCAATGGCTTGGGGAGCCTGAAGACCTTGAGTGTGTGGGGGAATAGTTTTAGTGAAGTTAAGGTTAATGCGCTGAGAG gTCTATCCTCCCTACAAATTCTATCATTAGACTCTAACCACATAGCAAAGATGGCCGCCGGGTCATTGAACCACGCGCCCTTACTGAAAACCATATCACTGGTCAGAAACCAGCTGGTAGAACTGCCTCCAGGCTTGTTCCAGAATCTGACAAAGTTGgaaaat ATAACAATTCAATCGAATGCCGTTACCCTAAGACTACATAACCactcattttcaaatataccCTCATTAAAAAACCTCATATTAGAAGATTGTGGAATAGAAAGCATACCTTTATCTTTCTTCAAAGATGTGCCATCTTTGCAAAGATTGGATTTGAGTTACAATAGGATAAAGAAACTGGATAGTGGAGTGTTTCAGGCGCTGAAAAATTTGGAGTTTTTAAATCTGAATAGAAATCATTTGGAAGTTTTGCCTGA CTTCCTTTTCCTCGGCCTCAAGAAACTAAACCACTTATCAATAGAAAACAACTATATAACCCACATCAGCGAATTCACATTCCAAGGAGCAATTAACTTACAAACGATATCGCTGAAATCCAACCAGCTAACATCACACTCTTTCCCGCACTCGGTCAACGAGCATTACTCCATCAACTTGAGTGTTATGTCGCCCTTTGAAAATTTACTCGAGTTAAAGAAATTGGAAAATTTGGACTTGTCgtacaataattttacaatgCTTCAG CGATTAGATTTCCAGTTTTTAAGCAACAAAGTCACCGTTGATCTCCGGCACAACAATATTACTAGCATTATATTAGACAATGCTACATCACCGGATGACTACATTTATTCATCATTTGACTTATTAAAAACACCAACAAGCTCAATTTTGCTCGACAACAACCCACTTATGTGCGATTGTCGTATGTATAACCTAGCTTTAAGACTAAAAGGATATAAACATATAATCGCAGAACCTAAATTTGTACTAGGAAACGCCAAATGCGAATCACCGCAGAGACTAAATGGTGATTTGTTCGTAAACGTATCACCATTCGACTTAAATTGTGACTTGCCAGTCGAAGCTTGTTTGCAAAATTGTTCTGTATGTGAAATGAGACCAGGAAAAGAAGATTTGTTCTTCAAATGTACGTCTGAACCTAGCTCTTTCCCTAATCCTTTAGCTTTTGGTGctaaatttatttctttaagtttggatgatgatgatgatatgatg AATCAAGACCCAGTTATTGGCACCTAA